The following coding sequences lie in one Arachis ipaensis cultivar K30076 chromosome B03, Araip1.1, whole genome shotgun sequence genomic window:
- the LOC107629599 gene encoding uncharacterized protein LOC107629599 isoform X1, which produces MGERKANPKMRNRKRKHTTVAATAAITTTTNNNNDDELQKPPKLPRTDSSAKPVEFAPPWKNLQFINCIQDKSLHLRSKVESAFNFVNSRVGDGDGDDSETIKLPRLLCFLNDWIQSLLFPSDKKPHADGFDAYIDIRCWEIFKFCLQESLKFHVTLNMSKNLLRPVELIARNALSLLEELSDCSGETLISDERLKLYDAALDCVSLVFSSHGGLSNENLGLWISTGKAVLELLLRMYDKNLDGSNMGDFALRFLWLVLQPFSKFLKVHPVRQSRFREFVDELLELLLHVSGELHLRVNGRSPIWTERAMKVVEEVLSHGLFHPVLVDEFLSLHGLQNYVASCDDASNDSKPAIQSYPRHLFDVLNKIITRKNAMAMGSVGLLFHSFVNSARKFKGTSVMYEVNKTMEKMNNSRQPVPGENSSSNNIGADTQNSLLNFFVLIMEPFLLEINTCLKSEVDRKLQLVDLHGVLKSISNLLASFMQEKVYVRTEDTSGGACLNFFKIIFNSLMNTSTNILSLSNYDTTNRKEMEIYTLSANEIIVSMGYLLEIEYEVVGEELVNLWCIMLSYSSINCNMVNVFDQCSLSSSIPALGCQIINLYSQLRQVRIAIVTLCKAIRLIISGEGNTEECSSRLTILSNEVHYESVEKLLSSQKFVHAVYKAVEAIPEGQVTGCIRQITEDISESLNWMKDFSPLVDAEKLQIFNLQVKLLGGGLSSLYCLVLDSVMVTEGNSNLVGVAVKELVSTLRSHLSTLVGQQGDSICNFLSSVLGGTVDGVVGKGKILKKFGRFSQWALVFFFQLFVSCRILLRQAISLMPPGLSKKVSAEVGDVTAYSAFELMERIDEIDTGYFTWIAQPSASLLVVLQYISDIYHKYGSDDSCPLTYVFQSMILQRLVDLDRNIELLKYLRKKRYRSRITALKEEAAGLTDLMMENLSCVYQSPVFESDDVACEDVIFLGTQSNRWNRGVYVANKNSLPTAIWLSLCKNVDIWGNHASKKHLKKFLSHLLHTSLRCERSSLQESALQKINECNKQFSGARHARDLFSQISSQLLSDSLLYEQKFIHRNLASIFCHALEKAVQPLFSNFANTDLNLQRSPNWLEYLSAIDKSAVVRDEDISIEEKTKSITNKSFTVCHHLLNLLCSMPYINASSFSCLVTCVFNLERLLVSALVYFWSSGHQDYFCKYLRLFVVCRKALRHVIMGFCEKTDTIQSSTDSIISEGSFPVLWLSKSLSVIVGIKEAFSAENSILFKSLICSLMDHTSYILAGIIKYQIIHGVSIDKEAGDLCEEISNDSSNENDSLLPSSQHLDSAKLEALKCLTLICKNLKEQTQSLVVLQKDVTWANERMNLPYADINRLSSGISCYIGIFGGLTSGMGQTDASSSEPKILLWKDLVELVDFLVSKLLVHNNQLPESFCDKSFEKPVNKFLLGTKHCSLESSVSKADNLSGTQDESKGTTCSTSSAIDNVSNIVSDIGKMLNSESKSYVASVLNKPLLQSFLKGSHPEVAFLLRQLLIASSFLLRLNVMEGNSSLLSSFVPTFIEISQVLLLEFTEMVEVPQESAFLLLDGVLSYLRELASFFSFMEPTSSRNVRTKLVQILMRAIGKTILLQGKRATLTFHERQSSTKTLHKASSEAYSSSEMYCFYLDEFKTRLRTSFKSYIMSPSELHLLSTIQDIERALVGVREECSMIYDLETSKNGGKCSSLVAAGIDFFDMILEFVSGRKGLKLIKRHCQGLVPALFNIIVHLKSPLIFYATSGTVASNLDPGPAILMCVEVLVTVSRKHAVFPMDVWHVGHLLHIPGVIFQDFNQLKISKASGQPDSSVILEDQIPQQVEGVNFSHVDRQFTIHLFVACCQLLCTTIRHRLSECKQCVAHLEASVAVLLNCLETVVDNESTVNKGCFSWEIDEGVKCACFLRRVFEEIRQQKDIFGRQCSLFLSNYIWVYTGYGPKRGGIRREIDEALRPGIYALIDICSVDDLQYLHTIFGEGPCRNTLASLQHDYKLNFKYEGKV; this is translated from the exons ATGGGCGAACGCAAAGCAAATCCAAAAATGCGAAATAGAAAGCGAAAACACACCACCGTTGCCGCCACTGccgccatcaccaccaccaccaacaacaacaacGACGACGAACTCCAAAAACCTCCCAAACTTCCCCGGACTGATTCTTCAGCCAAACCCGTGGAGTTTGCGCCTCCATGGAAAAATCTCCAATTCATAAACTGCATTCAAGACAAAAGCCTTCACCTTCGCAG TAAGGTAGAATCAGCGTTCAATTTTGTGAATTCAAGagttggtgatggtgatggtgatgactCTGAAACCATAAAACTACCAAGACTACTATGTTTCCTCAATGATTGGATACAATCACTGTTGTTTCCTTCAGATAAGAAGCCTCATGCTGATGGGTTTGATGCTTATATTGACATCCGTTGTTGGGAGATATTCAAGTTCTGCTTGCAGGAGTCTTTGAAGTTTCATGTAACTTTGAACATGTCAAAGAATCTCCTGCGGCCAGTAGAGCTTATTGCCAGAAATGCTCTCTCACTCCTTGAGGAGTTGTCTGATTGTTCAGGAGAAACTTTAATATCCGATGAAAGGTTGAAGCTTTATGAtgctgctcttgattgtgtttcgTTGGTGTTTTCATCCCATGGAGGGTTGTCAAATGAAAATTTGGGCTTGTGGATTTCGACAGGGAAGGCAGTGCTTGAGCTTTTATTGCGAATGTATGACAAGAACCTTGATGGAAGCAATATGGGTGATTTTGCACTACGGTTTCTGTGGTTGGTGCTTCAGCCATTCTCCAAGTTTTTGAAGGTCCATCCAGTTAGGCAAAGTAGATTTCGTGAGTTTGTGGATGAACTCCTCGAGCTGCTGTTGCATGTTTCCGGTGAGTTGCATCTTCGGGTTAATGGAAGGAGTCCCATTTGGACGGAAAGAGCAATGAAGGTGGTGGAAGAAGTTCTTTCCCATGGACTATTTCACCCGGTGCTTGTGGATGAATTTTTAAGCTTACACGGTTTACAAAACTATGTTGCTTCATGTGATGATGCATCAAATGATTCAAAACCAGCTATTCAGAGTTATCCTAGACATTTATTTGATGtactaaacaaaattataaccaGAAAGAATGCTATGGCAATGGGTAGTGTAGGTTTGTTATTTCACTCATTTGTTAATTCGGCAAGAAAATTCAAAGGAACTTCAGTGATGTATGAAGTGAACAAGACAATGGAGAAAATGAATAATTCAAGGCAACCCGTACCTGGAGAAAATAGCAGCTCAAATAACATTGGTGCGGACACTCAAAATTCACTTCTTAACTTTTTTGTACTAATCATGGAGCCGTTTTTGCTTGAGATCAATACTTGTCTCAAAAGTGAAGTTGATAGGAAACTCCAGTTGGTGGATCTTCATGGTGTACTCAAATCTATCAGTAATTTGCTTGCTAGTTTTATGCAAGAGAAGGTGTATGTGAGAACAGAGGACACTTCTGGAGGAGCCTGTCTTAATTTCTTCAAGATTATATTTAATTCCCTGATGAATACTTCCACTAACATTCTCAGCCTGTCAAACTATGATACAACCAACAGGAAGGAGATGGAAATATATACTTTATCAGCTAATGAGATAATAGTTTCTATGGGATATCTTCTGGAGATTGAATATGAGGTTGTTGGAGAAGAGTTGGTGAATTTATGGTGCATTATGTTGTCATACTCTTCCATCAATTGCAACATGGTGAATGTCTTTGACCAATGTTCATTATCTTCGAGTATACCTGCTCTGGGTTGCCAAATAATTAACCTCTACAGTCAACTACGCCAG GTGAGAATTGCAATTGTAACATTGTGCAAAGCAATAAGGCTTATTATATCTGGTGAGGGTAATACTGAGGAATGTTCTTCTAGGTTGACAATTCTGTCTAATGAAGTTCATTATGAATCAGTTGAGAAGCTGTTATCTTCACAGAAGTTTGTCCATGCAGTTTATAAGGCTGTTGAAGCTATTCCAGAAGGGCAAGTGACTGGATGTATTAGACAGATAACAGAAGATATATCAGAATCACTTAATTGGATGAAGGATTTCTCTCCATTGGTTGATGCTGAAAAATTGCAAATTTTTAATCTGCAAGTGAAACTTTTGGGTGGAGGCCTGTCCAGTTTGTATTGTTTAGTGCTTGATTCAGTGATGGTTACTGAGGGTAACAGCAATCTTGTTGGAGTGGCTGTAAAAGAATTAGTGTCAACATTGCGTTCACACTTGAGTACTCTTGTTGGACAGCAAGGAGATTCCATCTGCAATTTCCTTTCATCTGTCTTGGGAGGAACTGTTGATGGGGTGGTTGGAAAGGGAAAGATTTTGAAGAAGTTTGGTAGGTTCAGCCAATGggcccttgtgttcttctttcaGTTGTTTGTGTCCTGCCGAATCTTACTTAGGCAGGCAATTAGCCTTATGCCACCTGGTTTATCAAAGAAAGTTTCTGCTGAGGTGGGGGATGTCACAGCATATTCCGCCTTTGAGTTGATGGAGAGGATTGATGAGATAGACACTGGCTATTTTACTTGGATTGCTCAGCCTTCTGCTTCCCTCCTTGTTGTTTTGCAATATATTTCAGACATATATCACAAGTATGGTTCAGATGATTCTTGTCCTCTTACATATGTATTTCAATCAATGATTCTTCAGAGGCTTGTTGATTTGGATAGGAATATTGAACTGCTCAAGTATTTGCGGAAGAAACGTTACAGATCCCGAATCACAGCATTGAAGGAAGAGGCAGCTGGACTTACTGATCTTATGATGGAAAACTTATCATGTGTATATCAATCCCCAGTCTTTGAATCTGATGATGTAGCTTGTGAGGATGTAATTTTCCTGGGTACACAAAGCAACAGATGGAATCGAGGAGTTTATGTTGCCAACAAAAATTCATTGCCAACAGCCATTTGGTTGAGTCTTTGCAAAAATGTTGATATATGGGGCAATCATGCTTCCAAGAAGCATTTGAAAAAGTTCTTATCACATTTACTTCATACTTCTCTTCGCTGTGAAAGAAGCAGTTTGCAGGAGTCAGCACTGCAAAAGATCAATGAGTGTAACAAGCAGTTTTCAGGAGCCAGGCATGCAAGAGATCTTTTCTCACAAATATCGTCCCAACTTCTAAGTGATTCACTTTTATATGAACAGAAA TTTATCCACAGGAATCTGGCTTCAATATTTTGCCATGCCTTAGAGAAAGCTGTACAGCCGTTATTTAGTAATTTTGCAAATACTGATCTCAATCTTCAGAGATCACCTAATTGGCTTGAGTATTTGAGTGCTATTGACAAGTCGGCTGTGGTTCGTGATGAAGATATCAGCATAGAAGAAAAGACCAAATCTATTACCAACAAAAGTTTCACAGTTTGCCACCATTTGCTCAATCTATTGTGTTCAATGCCGTATATAAATGCAAGTTCATTTTCATGCCTTGTGACTTGTGTTTTCAACCTTGAAAG GCTTCTTGTCAGTGCCTTAGTATATTTTTGGAGCTCAGGGCACCAGGATTATTTTTGTAAGTATTTGAGATTATTTGTAGTTTGCAGGAAGGCCTTAAGGCATGTAATAATGGGATTTTGTGAGAAGACAGACACTATCCAATCGTCAACAGACTCAATTATTTCTGAAGGTTCATTTCCTGTTTTGTGGCTTTCAAAGTCATTATCTGTGATTGTTGGAATTAAAGAAGCCTTCTCAGCAGAAAATTCTATTCTATTTAAATCTCTGATCTGTTCTTTAATGGATCACACATCGTACATATTGGCGGGgataataaaatatcaaattattcATGGAGTTTCCATTGATAAAGAAGCTGGGGATCTTTGTGAAGAGATCTCCAATGATTCTAGCAATGAAAATGATTCTTTGCTTCCATCTTCTCAGCATCTAGATTCCGCCAAGCTTGAGGCATTGAAATGCTTAACCCTTATTTGTAAGAATTTGAAAGAGCAGACACAAAGCTTGGTTGTTTTGCAGAAGGATGTTACTTGGGCCAATGAGCGAATGAATCTTCCTTATGCGGATATAAATAGATTGTCTTCTGGAATTTCTTGCTATATTGGAATTTTTGGGGGACTCACATCTGGCATGGGCCAAACAGATGCAAGTAGTAGTGAACCTAAAATATTGTTGTGGAAAGATCTTGTGGAGCTTGTTGATTTTCTTGTAAGCAAATTGCTTGTCCACAATAATCAACTCCCAGAAAGTTTTTGTGACAAAAGTTTTGAGAAACCAGTCAACAAATTTTTGTTGGGTACAAAACATTGTTCACTTGAAAGCTCAGTTTCCAAGGCTGATAACTTATCTGGTACACAAGATGAATCTAAAGGCACGACTTGTTCCACTTCATCAGCAATTGATAATGTCTCTAATATTGTTAGTGATATTGGAAAGATGTTGAACTCAGAAAGTAAAAGCTATGTTGCCAGTGTTTTGAATAAGCCTTTGTTACAAAGCTTTCTAAAAGGTAGTCATCCTGAAGTAGCATTTTTACTTAGGCAACTTTTAATTGCCTCCTCATTTCTTTTGAGGCTAAATGTGATGGAAGGCAATTCTTCTTTGCTTTCAAGTTTTGTACCTACTTTCATTGAAATTTCACAAGTCCTGTTGTTAGAATTTACTGAGATGGTCGAAGTTCCACAAGAATCGGCTTTTCTATTGTTAGATGGTGTTCTGAGCTATCTGAGAGAATTAGCCAGTTTTTTCTCCTTCATGGAACCAACCTCATCTAGAAATGTTCGTACAAAATTGGTACAGATTCTTATGAGGGCAATTGGGAAGACCATATTGCTGCAAGGAAAAAGGGCAACGCTAACGTTTCATGAAAGACAGTCAAGCACCAAGACACTTCATAAAGCATCATCTGAAGCATATTCTTCTAGTGAAATGTACTGCTTTTACTTGGATGAATTTAAAACTAGGCTTCGCACATCATTCAAATCATATATTATGAGCCCATCAGAGTTGCATCTTTTATCTACTATACAGGACATTGAGAGAGCTCTGGTTGGAGTACGAGAAGAATGTTCCATGATCTATGACTTAGAAACCAGTAAAAATGGTGGAAAATGTTCGTCACTTGTTGCAGCTGGAATTGATTTCTTTGATATGATTCTTGAATTTGTTTCAG GTCGGAAAGGCTTGAAGCTGATTAAAAGACACTGTCAGGGCTTAGTACCTGCTCTTTTCAACATTATTGTGCATTTGAAGAGCCCGCTTATTTTTTATGCGACATCTGGAACAGTTGCCAGCAACCTGGATCCAGGTCCAGCCATACTTATGTGTGTTGAAGTGCTCGTTacagtttcaaggaaacatgctgtATTTCCCATGGATGTGTGGCATGTAGGTCACTTGTTACATATTCCAGGTGTAATCTTTCAGGATTTCAATCAGCTCAAAATTTCTAAAGCTTCCGGTCAACCAGATTCCTCAGTGATTTTGGAAGACCAAATTCCTCAGCAAGTAGAGGGAGTGAACTTCTCTCATGTAGATCGGCAGTTTACGATTCACCTATTTGTTGCCTGTTGTCAGCTATTGTGTACCACAATTAGGCATCGCCTGAG TGAGTGCAAGCAGTGTGTTGCCCATCTTGAAGCTTCTGTTGCTGTTCTTCTTAATTGTTTGGAGACAGTAGTGGATAATGAATCAACAGTAAACAAAGGTTGCTTTTCATGGGAAATTGATGAGGGAGTGAAATGTGCTTGTTTTCTGCGAAGGGTATTTGAAGAG ATAAGACAGCAAAAAGATATATTCGGCCGGCAATGTTCTCTGTTCTTATCCAACTATATATGGGTTTACACAGGTtatggtccaaaaagaggtggcATCAGAAG AGAAATTGATGAAGCTCTAAGACCCGGTATCTATGCTTTGATAGATATTTGTTCAGTTGATGATCTTCAATATCTTCATACTATTTTTGGGG AGGGACCTTGCAGAAATACCCTAGCAAGTCTACAACATGATTACAAACTCAATTTCAAATATGAGGGAAAAGTTTAA